The DNA segment AGCGCCGACGCCAACCTCAACCCGGTGTCGATTCGGGTGACGTACGAGGCCGAGTCGGCGGGCGGGGAGAAGTTCTGGGTGTACGGTGGCGACGCGTCGTGGCGCCTGACGAGTCGCCTCGAAGTGGGCGGTACGTATGCCCGCGACGAGAACCCGCTGCAGCTCACGCAGCTCGCCGGCATCAACGCAACGGCGAAGCTCGCGGCCGGCACCTTCCTCATGGGCGAGTGGGCGCGGACGGGGGTCGGTGACATCAATGGCAACGCGGCGCGCGTCGAGCTTCGCCATCAGTCGGAGCGCCTCGAAGGACGCGCCTTCGCGGTGCGCAGCGATGCCGACTTCAACAACACCTCGTCGACCTTCTACGGGGGACGTACCGAATTCGGCGGACGCTTCTCGGCACGACTCGATAGCGCCACGCGCCTGGTGGGCGAAGCGCTGCATACCGAGGACACCATGCGCGATGCCTCGCGCAACGGGATGCTCCTTGCCCTCGAGCGCCAGCTGAATCGCGCGTGGCGTGCGGAGTTCGGTTACCGCTACGCCAAGGAGTCCGGGGTCGTGACGCCGGGGCAGTCGACGCTCGCTCCGGTCGACCGCGACGTGAGCGCGATCCGCGGGCGCCTGACGTGGACGCTCCCGCAGCAGACGCGCACCGCGCTCTTCGCTGAGTACGAGCAGGATGTGCGCGATCCCTCGCACCGTGGCGCAGTGGGCGGCGAGTACATCCTTTCGAATCGCGCGCGCCTGTACGGGCGTCACGAGTGGCTTACGGGAGTGGAAGGAGCCTACGCCACCAACCTCGGCACCACGCAGCAGTACACGGTGTTCGGCATCGACGCCGACTACCTCCGCAACACGCGCATGTTCAGCGAGTACCGCGCGCGCGACGCCTACAGCGGGCGTGATGCGGAGGCGTCGATCGGGTTGCGCAACCGGTGGGCGCTCGGGCCGGGGCTCATCGTCAACACGAGCTTCGAACGGGTCTCGCCGCTCCACGCCGTGATACCAAGCGATGCACTCGCCATCACCGGCGGGGTCGAGTGGACCAAGCCGGCGCTCTGGAAGAGCACCGCGCGCCTCGAGTTCCGCAACGCCGACACCGGCGACAACATGCTCGCCTCGTTCGGCTACGCCCGAAAGCTCACGCGCGACTGGACCTTCCTCGGTCGTACGCTGTGGGACGTGGCCGACGTGCAGAACAACCAGACGCGCGGCTGGTCGCAGTTGGGCTTCGCGTGGCGTGAGACCGATCGCAATCGCTGGAATGCGGTCATGCGCTACGAGAACAAGGTCGAGCATTTCGGGGCGCTGGCCGCGACGCCGGCGACAGAGTCGGTGGCGCACATCCTCGCCGCCCTGGTCAACGTGCAGCCGACGAACCGCCTGACGCTCTCGGGTCGGTACGCCGCCAAGTCGGCGCGTGATGACGTGGGGCCGCTCTCCAGCCGAAACACCTCGCAGCTCTTCATGGGGCGCGGCATCTACGACCTCAATCGGCGACTGGACATGGGAGTGATCGGCTCGCTCCTCGCCACGGATGGGCTCTCGTCACGGCAGTACGGCCTGGGTGGTGAGCTTGGCCTCCTCGTGATGAAGAACCTCCGTGTGGCCGCCGGCTACAACCTGTTCGGCTTCACCGACAAGGACCTCAACACCTTCGGCACGACGCGAAAGGGGGCGTATCTGGAGCTCGGATTCAAGTTCGACGAGTCGCTCTTCGGTGTCGGCGGATCACCCGCCGCGCCGTGCGACAACGCCTGCCGCAGCGGCAAGGAGGACTGACCATGATGACGCACTCCTGTCGCGCCCTCGCGCTCTGCACCGTTGCGGCGGCCATCTCGCTCGGTGGTTGCGCCCGCGGTGGCGCCGTCGCCTCGAGCCGCCTCACGCCGGTCAGCGACCGACTCTCGGACGAGTCGTTCGCGCGTGACCTCGCGCTCATCGCCGCGCAGGAACGGCGCGTGATGCAAGCGGTCGCACCGGCCACGACGGAACGCGTGCGCATCGCGCGCCGCGCGCTTGAGTACCTCGCGCTCGCACGCGATGCCTACGAGCGCAACGATCGCTCGTCCTTCCCGGACGATGCGCTCGCCTGGGCGCAGGCCGACCTGGCGTCGCTGACAGGCGGGGCGGCGGCAACCGTCACCAGCGCCGTCCCCATGCCGGGGCCGGCCAAGGCGGCACACCCCTTCCTTGCGGGGAAGGCGTGCTACGCCGAGACGCAGTCGCCGTGGGCGCAGACGCTCAACGGCATGGAGGCGCGTGCCGGTGCGCCCATCGTCCCGGATCGACCCGCGCCGGTTCCTGTCGATGAGCGTCCACTGCCCGAGCGCCCCACTCGGTGCGCCGGGCCTGAGCGACTCGTCGGCGTTCCCGGCAACGTGCACTTTGCCCTCGATCGCTCCATGCTGTCCAGCGCCACGCGCGAGGTGCTCGATCGCGCCGCGGCGGCACTCGCTCCCTTCCCGAACGTGCGTGTGCGGCTGGCGGGGCACACCGACGTGCGGGCGTCGGAGGCGTACAATCAGGCGCTCTCCGAGCGTCGAGTGAACGCGGTGCGCGACTACCTGGCGGCGCGCGGCGTCTCGGTCGAGCGGCTCGAGACTGACGCGCGCGGCGAGTTGCAGCCGCTCGTCGCCGGTGGCTCCGCCCGTGACCACGCCCGCAACCGTCGCGTCGAACTGCGGTACGTGCTGTGCGACGGGACCGAGATTCCCCTCAGCGAGGAGCTGAGTGACTTGCAGCTCGAGGCCATCCGACGCCGCCAGCTGCCACGCGAGAAGGACTGACCGCCTCGCGCTGGACGCCCGAATCGAAACGCCCCCGCGCCGGCAACCGGCACGGGGGCGTTTCGTCACGGCGATACGTGCGACCGCGAGCGGTCACTCCTTTCGCACGAACGACACCTGCGAGATGATCGCCGAGCGCTCGCCGCAGCCATCCTCGACCGGCGCCAGGCGCACCGTCTTGCCGTCCTCGGAGATCGTGAGCTTGTACTTGGCCTGGCCGGGGCACATCAGCTGCCCCTCGATGTCGGTCCACACGAGGTGCTCCCCTTCGTACGACATGCGCGAGCGGGTCATCAACGCCCCGCCCTGTTCGATGATGAGGAGCGAGTCGCCTTCGAAGCGGGTCGTGAAGACGGAGACATCCATGCCCCCGGAGAAGTTCTGGTCGGGGACGACCTGATAGGTGCCCGGGGTAATCTTGCGCGGCGCCGTGCCGTTCTGGGCGAACGCGACGGACGGGACCGCGACGAGGACGGCCGCGAGCATCAGGCGACGGAGCAGGGTCGGCATGTGCGAGGTGTCAGTGGTGAGGGTTGGCGACCGCCCGGCCATCGCCGAGGGTCGGTGCTACAACGATACCTGAAAAGGAACGCAGGCGCTGCGGAACGGTTTCGACTACTAAAAAACTAGTTGACAGAATCTGGCGAGGGGGACATCTTCTACGAAAGATCTAGTAGGAGCGAGTCGTGGACGAGGTCGTCTTTACCGGGCGCGAACTGGACGTGATGGCGGTGCTGTGGGCCAGGGGCCCGAGTACCGTCGCTGAAGTGAAGGAGTCCCTCGACGACGCGCTGGCATACACCACCGTGCTCACGGTGTTGCGCACGCTCGAGGCAAAGGGGCACGTGACGCACGAGAGCGACGGCAAGGCGCATCGCTACGTGGCCCGGGTGGAGCGAGATGCCGCCGGGCGTTCGGCGCTGGGGCGTATCGTCGAGAAGATCTTCGGTGGCTCGCGCGAACTGCTGCTCACGCAGTTGGTCGGGGAACGGTCCGTCGACGATGCAGAGCTCAAGCGCCTCCGCCGGATCCTCAATGAACGCCTCAAGGAGAGCGGAGGGAGCCGGTGATCGCCCCGTGGATGCTCTACACCGTGGTGGTAGGCGCGTGTGCCGCTGCCGCGGCGCTGGCGGTCGAGCCGCTGGTGGTGGCG comes from the Gemmatimonadota bacterium genome and includes:
- a CDS encoding OmpA family protein, whose translation is MMTHSCRALALCTVAAAISLGGCARGGAVASSRLTPVSDRLSDESFARDLALIAAQERRVMQAVAPATTERVRIARRALEYLALARDAYERNDRSSFPDDALAWAQADLASLTGGAAATVTSAVPMPGPAKAAHPFLAGKACYAETQSPWAQTLNGMEARAGAPIVPDRPAPVPVDERPLPERPTRCAGPERLVGVPGNVHFALDRSMLSSATREVLDRAAAALAPFPNVRVRLAGHTDVRASEAYNQALSERRVNAVRDYLAARGVSVERLETDARGELQPLVAGGSARDHARNRRVELRYVLCDGTEIPLSEELSDLQLEAIRRRQLPREKD
- a CDS encoding BlaI/MecI/CopY family transcriptional regulator, yielding MAVLWARGPSTVAEVKESLDDALAYTTVLTVLRTLEAKGHVTHESDGKAHRYVARVERDAAGRSALGRIVEKIFGGSRELLLTQLVGERSVDDAELKRLRRILNERLKESGGSR